In Pseudomonas sp. Leaf58, one DNA window encodes the following:
- a CDS encoding potassium transporter Kup, whose protein sequence is MLVAAVGVVYGDIGTSPLYTLKEVFAGHYGVQANTAGVLGVLSLVLWSLLWVVSLKYVLFILRADNQGEGGIMALTALAHRAAAPYPRLGRVLVLLGLFGAALFYGDSMITPAISVLSAVEGLQLAFDGIAHWVVPLSVVVLVALFLIQKHGTARIGILFGPIMVLWFIVLGALGLHGIVQRPEVLQALNPAWAVKFFLLHPGMGVAILGAVVLALTGAEALYADMGHFGRKPIARAWFLLVLPGLVLNYFGQGALILDNPQAVRNPFYLLVPEWALLPMIGLATLATIIASQAVISGAFSLTRQAIQLGYVPRMFIQHTSSEEQGQIYIGMVNWALMVGVVLLVVGFESSGALAAAYGVAVTGTMLITTMLASAVVLLLWKAPRWLALPMLLALLLVDSLYFAANAPKIVQGGAFPVIAGVALFALMTTWKRGRRLIVERLDESSLPLQLFITSLQAQPPHRVNGTAVFLSARPEAVPHALLHNLLHNQVLHEHIVLLTVVFEDEPRVSAGKRCEVEAFGDGFFRVSLHFGFMEEPDVPLALSRCQRTDLQFGPMRTTYFLSRETVIAGKQMGMARWREHLFAFLLKNANSNLKYFQLPLNRVIELGTQVEI, encoded by the coding sequence ATGTTGGTGGCCGCTGTCGGCGTGGTGTATGGCGACATCGGTACCAGCCCGCTATACACCCTCAAAGAGGTATTCGCCGGGCACTATGGCGTGCAGGCCAACACGGCCGGGGTGCTCGGTGTGTTGTCGCTGGTGTTGTGGTCGTTGCTGTGGGTGGTGTCGCTCAAGTACGTACTGTTCATTCTGCGCGCTGACAACCAGGGCGAAGGCGGCATCATGGCCCTGACGGCTTTGGCGCATCGGGCGGCAGCGCCCTACCCGCGGCTGGGCAGAGTGCTGGTGCTGCTCGGCTTGTTCGGCGCCGCGCTGTTCTACGGTGACAGCATGATCACCCCGGCGATTTCCGTGTTGTCGGCCGTTGAAGGCTTGCAACTGGCTTTCGACGGGATCGCGCATTGGGTGGTGCCGCTATCGGTGGTGGTGCTGGTGGCGCTGTTTCTGATCCAGAAGCACGGCACCGCGCGCATCGGCATTCTGTTCGGGCCAATCATGGTGCTGTGGTTCATTGTGCTGGGGGCGCTGGGCCTGCATGGCATCGTCCAGCGCCCGGAAGTGCTGCAGGCGCTCAACCCGGCTTGGGCAGTGAAGTTTTTTCTGCTGCACCCCGGCATGGGCGTGGCGATTCTGGGTGCGGTGGTGCTGGCGTTGACCGGCGCCGAAGCGCTCTACGCCGACATGGGGCACTTTGGCCGAAAACCGATTGCGCGGGCTTGGTTCCTGCTGGTGCTGCCCGGCCTGGTGCTGAATTACTTCGGTCAGGGCGCGTTGATCCTCGATAACCCGCAGGCGGTGCGCAACCCCTTTTATTTGCTGGTGCCTGAATGGGCGCTGTTGCCGATGATCGGGTTAGCCACCCTGGCCACCATCATCGCGTCCCAGGCGGTGATTTCCGGCGCGTTCTCCTTGACACGTCAGGCTATCCAACTGGGTTATGTGCCGCGCATGTTCATTCAGCACACCTCCAGCGAGGAACAGGGGCAGATCTACATTGGCATGGTTAACTGGGCCCTGATGGTTGGCGTGGTGCTGCTGGTGGTTGGCTTTGAGTCGTCCGGCGCACTTGCGGCAGCCTATGGCGTGGCCGTGACCGGGACCATGCTGATTACCACGATGCTGGCCTCGGCGGTGGTGCTGCTGCTTTGGAAGGCGCCGCGCTGGCTGGCGCTGCCGATGCTGCTGGCGTTGCTACTGGTTGACAGCCTATATTTTGCCGCCAATGCGCCGAAGATCGTGCAGGGCGGGGCGTTTCCGGTGATTGCCGGGGTGGCGCTGTTCGCCTTGATGACGACCTGGAAGCGCGGGCGCAGGCTCATCGTCGAGCGGCTGGACGAGAGTTCGCTGCCGCTGCAGCTGTTCATCACCAGCCTCCAAGCCCAGCCGCCGCACCGCGTGAACGGCACCGCCGTGTTCCTCTCCGCCAGGCCCGAGGCGGTGCCACACGCCTTGCTGCACAACCTGCTGCACAACCAGGTACTGCATGAACACATCGTGCTGCTGACCGTGGTGTTCGAAGATGAGCCACGGGTCAGCGCGGGCAAACGCTGCGAAGTCGAGGCCTTTGGTGACGGCTTTTTCCGTGTGAGCCTGCATTTCGGCTTTATGGAGGAACCCGACGTGCCGCTGGCGTTAAGCCGCTGCCAGCGAACGGACCTGCAGTTCGGCCCCATGCGCACTACCTATTTTCTTAGCCGGGAGACAGTCATCGCCGGCAAGCAAATGGGCATGGCCCGCTGGCGCGAGCACCTGTTCGCCTTTTTGCTGAAGAATGCCAACAGCAACCTCAAGTACTTTCAGCTACCGCTGAACAGGGTCATCGAGCTGGGCACTCAGGTCGAGATTTGA
- a CDS encoding helix-turn-helix domain-containing protein — MSHHPFHRKSPAPSTSAGQQLRHLRQQAGLSQLELSLLAGLSQRHLSCVETGRAKASPGTLHALLAALGTPLEHCNEVFVAAGYAPRYAASPLDAPELALVHAALEHILQANNPAPAIVIDSNWDVIAANASTGLLLTMVGVATQAASGLNLLETLLSPGGLGDHLANAAEIRAVAWHRAAREAAGNPALARRLRDLPAPGNPTQAAGAAPVLLTRVNTAGGELRFLSTFTTFGMPLDITVESLRIEHLIPADALTREIMQAAFQQWSANHAQQ; from the coding sequence ATGAGCCATCATCCATTTCATCGTAAAAGCCCCGCACCCAGCACATCGGCGGGCCAGCAACTGCGCCACCTGCGCCAGCAGGCCGGGCTCAGCCAGCTCGAGCTTTCGCTGTTGGCCGGGCTATCGCAGCGTCATCTGAGCTGCGTGGAAACCGGGCGCGCCAAGGCCAGCCCCGGCACGCTGCATGCCCTGCTTGCGGCCCTTGGCACGCCACTGGAGCACTGCAACGAAGTGTTCGTCGCGGCCGGGTACGCCCCCCGCTACGCAGCCTCGCCGCTCGATGCGCCCGAGCTGGCCTTGGTGCATGCCGCCCTTGAGCACATTTTGCAGGCGAACAACCCGGCGCCTGCGATCGTCATCGACAGCAACTGGGACGTCATCGCCGCCAATGCCAGTACCGGCTTGCTGCTGACGATGGTGGGCGTTGCGACACAGGCGGCGTCAGGCCTCAATTTACTGGAAACCCTGCTTAGCCCTGGCGGCCTGGGCGATCATCTGGCCAATGCAGCAGAGATCCGCGCGGTTGCCTGGCACCGCGCGGCCAGGGAGGCGGCCGGCAACCCGGCGCTGGCAAGGCGTTTGCGCGACCTGCCGGCCCCAGGCAACCCCACGCAGGCTGCGGGTGCCGCGCCGGTGTTGCTGACCCGTGTGAACACTGCGGGTGGCGAGTTGCGGTTCCTGTCCACGTTCACCACCTTCGGCATGCCACTGGACATCACCGTGGAATCGCTGCGCATCGAGCACTTGATCCCCGCCGACGCACTGACGCGAGAAATCATGCAGGCGGCGTTCCAGCAGTGGTCGGCGAATCATGCTCAGCAGTAA
- a CDS encoding transporter has translation MGYSDLRGSVTANPSVPLEDAKLDIKTVVFAFARSVDVWGRSGKFDIVVPEARLTGSALFAGEPREREVSGLIDPRVRFSVNLYGAPALSLAEFPSYHQDVIIGTSLAITAPLGQYDSSRLVNLGNNRWSFKPEIGISKRLGPVTLELSGGATFYTDNDRYLGDRTLSQRPMYQTQVHFIYAFDNGVWASLDGTYFAGGSTSVDGLGNHDFQENTRYGGTLTLPLNRRHSIKLFASEGAHTRTGSDYDVAGIVWQYRYGGGI, from the coding sequence ATGGGCTATAGCGACCTGCGCGGTAGCGTAACGGCCAACCCCTCAGTGCCGCTTGAGGATGCCAAGCTCGACATCAAGACCGTGGTGTTCGCCTTTGCCCGGTCCGTAGACGTTTGGGGCCGTTCCGGAAAGTTCGATATCGTCGTGCCCGAGGCCAGGTTGACCGGCTCGGCGCTGTTCGCCGGTGAACCCAGGGAGCGTGAGGTCAGCGGCTTGATCGACCCACGGGTGCGTTTTTCGGTCAACCTGTATGGCGCCCCGGCGCTGTCCCTGGCGGAGTTTCCCAGCTATCACCAGGATGTGATTATCGGCACCAGCCTGGCGATTACCGCGCCGCTAGGCCAATACGACTCCAGCAGGTTGGTGAATCTGGGCAACAACCGCTGGTCGTTCAAACCGGAAATTGGCATTTCCAAACGCTTGGGGCCCGTGACCCTGGAGTTATCGGGTGGGGCCACCTTTTACACCGACAATGACCGCTACCTAGGCGACCGCACCTTGTCCCAACGCCCGATGTACCAGACGCAGGTGCACTTTATCTATGCCTTTGACAACGGCGTATGGGCCTCGCTGGACGGTACCTATTTCGCCGGCGGGAGCACCTCTGTCGATGGGTTGGGGAACCACGACTTTCAGGAAAACACCCGCTATGGCGGCACCCTCACGCTGCCGTTGAATCGCAGGCACTCAATCAAGCTGTTTGCGAGCGAGGGTGCTCATACCCGTACCGGTAGCGACTACGATGTCGCTGGCATTGTCTGGCAGTACCGCTATGGCGGCGGGATTTGA
- a CDS encoding universal stress protein encodes MSPLNHVLVATDLSSSARNAAERAAHLSKAQQASLDLLYVANPAPFERLKQLVAPDDDLLKRVLATAGEKLRAQAAMLFHRYDIAPGVHVANGSVAPEITRVVQDKRSNLLVCGAKGQSVARRLLLGSTVQKMLNRMPCPLLVVKQAPRDAYRTVLVPVDFSSASLRAIALAKTIAPQAEIILLHVYEAPFESSMRFAHIDHDTLTHYRNVIRKDALQQLAALSETAAVSDARQIVVHGDPSWRIAEQEQALECDLIVVGKQGESALEELLIGSVTKHVLNESQCDVLVTP; translated from the coding sequence ATGAGCCCGCTGAACCACGTACTGGTAGCCACCGACCTGTCCAGCTCTGCGCGCAACGCGGCAGAGCGCGCGGCACACTTGAGCAAGGCGCAACAGGCGTCACTGGACCTGCTATACGTAGCCAACCCAGCACCCTTCGAGCGCCTGAAGCAGCTGGTGGCACCTGACGACGACCTGCTGAAGCGCGTACTGGCTACCGCTGGCGAAAAGCTTCGCGCCCAGGCGGCAATGCTGTTCCATCGCTACGATATCGCCCCTGGCGTGCACGTGGCCAACGGCTCGGTGGCCCCGGAAATTACCCGCGTGGTACAGGACAAACGCAGCAACCTGCTGGTGTGTGGGGCCAAGGGCCAAAGCGTGGCACGGCGCCTGCTGCTGGGCTCCACCGTGCAGAAAATGCTGAACCGCATGCCCTGCCCTTTGCTGGTGGTCAAGCAGGCACCTCGTGATGCTTACCGCACGGTGCTGGTGCCGGTTGATTTTTCGTCTGCGTCGCTGCGCGCCATCGCCCTGGCGAAAACCATTGCCCCGCAGGCCGAGATCATTCTGCTGCATGTGTACGAAGCGCCCTTCGAAAGCAGCATGCGCTTCGCCCACATCGACCACGACACCCTCACCCATTACCGCAATGTCATCCGCAAGGATGCGCTGCAACAGCTCGCCGCCTTGAGTGAAACAGCCGCAGTGAGCGATGCGCGGCAAATCGTCGTGCACGGTGACCCTAGCTGGCGGATTGCCGAGCAGGAGCAAGCGTTGGAATGCGACCTGATCGTGGTTGGCAAGCAAGGGGAAAGTGCGCTTGAAGAGCTGCTGATTGGCAGCGTCACCAAGCATGTGCTGAACGAATCCCAGTGTGATGTGCTGGTGACGCCTTAG
- the pstS gene encoding phosphate ABC transporter substrate-binding protein PstS produces the protein MIRLMKSAALAVAVSLCATSASFAAENVRLTGSGASFPAPIYLTWFKAFSKQTDGVTVDYQSKGSGAGVQDFLNRTVDFAASDSAMKAEEIAKVSEGVQLLPMTAGEIVLAYNLPGNPKGLKLPRDVYSNIFLGKITQWNDPQIVAANPDLKLPATPITVVVRADSSGTTAVFTKHLSAINADFQQALGEGNTVNWPASDKFIKSPKNDGVTATVRQTPGAIGYIEYGFAKLAKVDFAQLQNKAGQYVVPNAESGAEALAAVKMPENLVAWLPDPDGAKSYPITSYTWMIFRKDNGNPAKAKAMRDMVEYSLTEGQKIADSMGYIPLPASVVDQVRKASANIQ, from the coding sequence ATGATACGCCTGATGAAGTCTGCTGCACTCGCCGTTGCCGTTTCGCTTTGCGCCACTTCGGCATCCTTTGCCGCAGAGAACGTGCGCCTGACCGGTTCCGGCGCCAGCTTCCCAGCACCGATCTACCTGACCTGGTTCAAGGCTTTCAGCAAGCAAACCGACGGTGTCACCGTTGACTACCAGTCCAAGGGGAGCGGCGCAGGGGTTCAGGACTTTCTGAATAGAACCGTCGACTTCGCCGCCAGCGACTCGGCCATGAAAGCTGAAGAAATCGCCAAGGTAAGCGAGGGCGTGCAGTTGCTGCCAATGACCGCCGGTGAAATCGTCCTGGCTTACAACCTGCCAGGCAACCCTAAGGGCCTGAAGCTGCCGCGCGATGTGTACTCCAACATCTTCCTTGGCAAGATCACCCAGTGGAACGACCCACAGATCGTCGCTGCCAACCCGGACCTGAAACTGCCCGCCACGCCAATCACCGTGGTCGTGCGTGCCGACTCCAGCGGTACCACGGCGGTGTTCACCAAGCACCTGTCGGCCATCAACGCGGACTTCCAGCAAGCGCTGGGTGAGGGCAACACCGTCAACTGGCCGGCCAGCGACAAGTTCATCAAGTCGCCGAAGAACGATGGCGTAACCGCTACCGTGCGCCAAACCCCAGGCGCGATCGGCTACATCGAATACGGCTTCGCCAAGCTGGCCAAGGTCGACTTCGCCCAGCTGCAAAACAAGGCCGGCCAATACGTCGTGCCGAACGCCGAGAGCGGTGCCGAAGCGCTGGCTGCGGTGAAAATGCCAGAAAACCTGGTGGCCTGGCTGCCTGATCCGGACGGTGCCAAGTCCTACCCGATCACCTCGTACACCTGGATGATCTTCCGCAAGGACAACGGTAACCCAGCCAAGGCCAAGGCCATGCGCGACATGGTCGAGTACAGCCTGACCGAAGGCCAGAAGATCGCCGACTCGATGGGCTACATCCCACTGCCAGCGTCGGTTGTCGACCAGGTACGCAAAGCGTCGGCCAACATCCAGTAA
- a CDS encoding MFS transporter, whose amino-acid sequence MPSASQARRGLPEHNQQSVSQQWLAILSVAVGAFALVTSEFLPVGVLNDVASDLGISAGQAGLMVTLPGIMAALAAPLLSVGIGALDRRYLLITLTLIMIIANSVVAYASDFSLLLFGRVLLGISIGGFWATAIALSSRLAPKGVGVAQATSIIMVGVTLATVLGVPVGTWLSGLMGWRMTFLVTALLGVPVLLAQVLLLPRLTPDKAIRISDLPALFINPQARVGLIAVLLIGLAHFAAYTYVAPFFKQSSGFDGPTIGSLLLLYGVAGVVGNIFAGFAANRSVRHTLLLVALMIGTSTALFPHFATGMTGAAMLIGLWGFAFGAFPACASIWMFVVAPKDVERGMPLFVAMFQVIIALGSFFGGRIVDQLGSSVLLSLATALVGCGFATVLLLGRNVSNSLAAQPG is encoded by the coding sequence ATGCCAAGTGCCAGCCAGGCCCGTCGCGGCCTTCCCGAACATAATCAACAGAGCGTCAGCCAGCAGTGGCTGGCGATTCTCTCAGTCGCCGTCGGTGCCTTCGCCCTGGTGACCAGCGAGTTCCTGCCGGTGGGCGTACTCAACGATGTCGCCAGCGACCTCGGTATCAGTGCAGGCCAGGCCGGCTTGATGGTGACCCTGCCCGGCATCATGGCCGCCCTCGCCGCCCCATTGCTGTCGGTGGGTATTGGCGCCTTGGACCGTCGCTACCTGCTGATTACCCTGACCCTGATCATGATCATCGCCAACTCGGTGGTGGCCTACGCCAGCGACTTCAGCCTGCTGTTGTTCGGCCGAGTGCTGCTGGGCATCAGTATCGGTGGTTTCTGGGCCACGGCCATCGCCCTCAGCAGCCGCCTGGCGCCCAAGGGCGTGGGCGTGGCCCAGGCCACCTCGATCATCATGGTCGGTGTCACCTTGGCCACCGTGCTGGGCGTGCCGGTCGGCACTTGGCTAAGTGGCCTGATGGGCTGGCGCATGACCTTCCTGGTTACCGCGCTACTGGGCGTACCGGTGCTACTGGCGCAGGTGCTGCTGCTGCCGCGGCTCACCCCGGACAAGGCAATCCGCATCAGCGACCTGCCGGCCTTGTTCATCAACCCACAAGCCCGGGTTGGCCTGATTGCCGTCTTGCTGATCGGCCTGGCGCACTTTGCCGCCTACACCTATGTCGCGCCGTTCTTCAAACAAAGCTCCGGTTTCGATGGGCCGACCATTGGCTCACTGTTGCTGCTGTATGGCGTAGCCGGGGTAGTCGGCAATATTTTTGCCGGCTTCGCCGCCAACCGAAGCGTACGCCACACCCTGTTGTTGGTTGCGCTAATGATCGGCACCAGCACCGCGCTGTTCCCCCACTTCGCCACCGGCATGACCGGCGCCGCGATGCTGATCGGGCTGTGGGGCTTTGCCTTCGGCGCCTTCCCGGCCTGCGCCAGCATCTGGATGTTTGTCGTCGCACCCAAAGATGTCGAACGCGGCATGCCGCTATTCGTCGCCATGTTCCAGGTGATCATTGCCTTGGGTTCGTTCTTCGGTGGGCGGATCGTCGACCAGCTGGGCAGCTCGGTACTGTTGAGCTTGGCCACGGCCTTGGTGGGTTGCGGTTTCGCCACGGTGCTGCTGCTGGGGCGCAACGTCAGCAACAGCCTGGCAGCCCAACCTGGCTGA
- a CDS encoding MAPEG family protein, producing MNDMLCVYALCVVVLFLKMFGVSCYQGYHRLRFVAFTNPEDAAVFKRAAQLAERPQVARAGRVWANDLENIPAFFALGGLAIALDAPAAVSAWLSIVFTLTRVLHTCAYLAGVQPWRTVCYGVGVLCLLGFCVVITATLLN from the coding sequence ATGAACGATATGTTGTGCGTCTACGCGTTGTGTGTGGTTGTGCTGTTCCTCAAGATGTTCGGGGTATCTTGCTATCAGGGTTATCACCGTTTGCGCTTCGTGGCCTTCACCAACCCGGAGGATGCCGCCGTCTTCAAGCGCGCCGCGCAGCTAGCGGAGCGCCCGCAAGTCGCCCGCGCCGGTAGGGTGTGGGCCAACGATTTGGAAAATATCCCAGCATTCTTCGCGCTCGGCGGGCTGGCCATTGCCCTCGATGCGCCGGCGGCCGTCAGCGCGTGGTTGAGCATTGTGTTCACCCTTACCAGAGTGCTGCATACCTGCGCCTATCTGGCCGGTGTGCAGCCCTGGCGCACGGTGTGCTATGGCGTTGGGGTGCTGTGCTTGTTGGGTTTTTGCGTAGTCATCACAGCAACGTTGCTGAATTGA
- a CDS encoding 2-keto-4-pentenoate hydratase: MHTSLFTHQRTAAFLLQHWRSGELLTELPASLKPETLKQGYDSQDQLFAAAAGQRAGWKLGVGSPAGMRAAQLSRPLIGQLEAARCHPGGVHIQLPAVTPVTIECEVAFVLDRDIPPQAGRVPVSEDIRATCVSFEVVRSRFIDRKSVGWPSFVADNVGFEALVVGNSLGAGISVPLLADLAATCEVYVDGEFRARGLSGDAATDPLVSLAHLYAHAAERGQALKAGDIVTTGAMCQPFDLNESGHRITARYFGQELSFSL, encoded by the coding sequence ATGCACACTTCGCTGTTTACTCATCAACGTACCGCAGCCTTTTTATTGCAGCACTGGCGCAGCGGTGAGCTGCTGACGGAACTACCCGCCAGCCTCAAGCCAGAAACGCTGAAGCAAGGCTATGACAGCCAGGACCAGTTGTTTGCCGCCGCCGCAGGCCAGCGTGCCGGCTGGAAGTTGGGTGTTGGCAGCCCCGCAGGCATGCGTGCAGCGCAGTTGTCGCGGCCGTTGATTGGCCAGTTGGAAGCGGCGCGCTGTCATCCGGGTGGGGTGCATATCCAGCTGCCGGCCGTTACGCCGGTGACCATCGAATGCGAGGTCGCCTTCGTACTGGACCGCGATATCCCGCCGCAAGCCGGCCGTGTACCGGTCAGCGAAGATATTCGCGCCACCTGTGTCAGTTTCGAAGTGGTGCGCTCACGTTTCATCGACCGCAAAAGCGTCGGCTGGCCAAGCTTCGTGGCAGACAACGTGGGCTTTGAAGCGCTGGTGGTCGGCAACAGCCTTGGCGCGGGCATCAGTGTGCCGTTACTGGCTGACCTGGCCGCGACCTGCGAGGTGTACGTGGACGGTGAATTCCGCGCACGAGGCTTGTCTGGCGACGCGGCGACCGACCCGCTGGTGTCGCTGGCCCACCTTTATGCACACGCCGCAGAGCGCGGCCAGGCGCTGAAGGCCGGCGATATTGTGACCACCGGCGCCATGTGCCAGCCGTTTGACCTGAACGAATCGGGGCACCGCATCACAGCGAGGTACTTTGGCCAAGAGCTGTCGTTCTCGCTGTAA
- a CDS encoding methyl-accepting chemotaxis protein, which produces MLANLKIRSGMFWVLSLFSLTLLFSTVSAWRAAVGSDQQITELDQTAHQSDRLNNALLMAIRASANVSSGFIEQLGGHEESANKRMALSVELNDKSQQLVNAFVENTREPALHALAAELQATFGEYAKAVAGQREATRQRSLEQYFKVNTDAGNAMGRLQALRQQLVGALSERGQQIMLESDRRLARAQLLSLALLGVTVLLAVLCWAFIAQRVLLPLREAGRHFQRIAGGDLSMPVNGQATNEIGQLFHELERMQQSQRDTLGQINSCARQLDAAATALNAVTEESANNLRQQGQELEQAATAVTEMTTAVEEVARNAITTSQTTSESNQLAAQSRRQVSDNIDGTQAMTREIQTSSAHLEQLVGQVRDIGKVLEVIRSVSEQTNLLALNAAIEAARAGEAGRGFAVVADEVRTLAYRTQQSTQEIEQMIGRVQAGTEAAVASMQASTSRAQSTLDVTLASGQVLEGIYSAIGEINERNLVIASAAEEQAQVAREVDRNLLNIRELSTSSAAGAQQTSEASKALSGLVGEMTALVGRFRV; this is translated from the coding sequence ATGCTTGCCAACCTGAAGATCCGTAGCGGAATGTTCTGGGTGCTGTCGCTGTTCAGCCTGACCCTGCTGTTTTCGACCGTCAGTGCCTGGCGGGCAGCGGTGGGCAGTGACCAGCAGATCACCGAACTGGACCAGACCGCACACCAGTCGGACCGGTTGAACAATGCGTTGCTGATGGCGATTCGCGCCAGTGCCAATGTGTCCTCTGGCTTCATCGAGCAGTTGGGCGGCCATGAGGAAAGTGCGAACAAACGCATGGCGCTGTCGGTTGAGCTGAACGACAAGAGCCAGCAACTGGTGAACGCGTTTGTCGAAAACACCCGTGAGCCTGCACTCCACGCGCTGGCCGCCGAATTGCAGGCCACCTTCGGCGAGTACGCCAAGGCGGTTGCCGGGCAGCGTGAGGCCACCCGTCAACGCTCGCTCGAACAATACTTCAAGGTCAACACCGACGCCGGCAATGCCATGGGCCGGTTGCAGGCCTTGCGCCAGCAGTTGGTCGGGGCATTGAGTGAGCGCGGCCAGCAGATCATGCTGGAATCCGACCGGCGCCTGGCCCGAGCCCAGCTGCTGAGCCTGGCGCTGCTGGGCGTGACAGTGTTGCTGGCAGTGCTGTGCTGGGCCTTCATTGCCCAGCGCGTGCTGCTCCCGTTGCGCGAAGCAGGTCGGCATTTCCAGCGCATTGCCGGCGGCGATTTGAGTATGCCGGTGAACGGGCAGGCCACTAACGAGATCGGCCAGCTGTTCCATGAACTGGAGCGCATGCAGCAGAGCCAGCGCGACACCCTTGGGCAAATCAACAGCTGTGCCAGGCAATTGGACGCAGCCGCCACGGCGCTGAACGCAGTCACCGAGGAAAGCGCCAACAACTTGCGCCAGCAGGGCCAAGAGCTGGAGCAGGCCGCCACTGCCGTCACCGAAATGACCACGGCCGTAGAGGAGGTTGCGCGCAACGCCATCACCACTTCGCAGACCACCAGCGAATCCAACCAGCTGGCCGCGCAAAGCCGTCGGCAAGTCAGCGATAACATCGATGGCACCCAGGCCATGACCCGCGAGATCCAGACCAGCAGCGCGCACCTGGAGCAACTGGTCGGGCAGGTGCGGGATATCGGTAAAGTGCTGGAGGTGATCCGCTCGGTGTCCGAGCAAACCAACCTGCTGGCGCTCAATGCCGCCATCGAGGCCGCTCGCGCGGGCGAAGCGGGGCGCGGTTTTGCGGTGGTGGCGGATGAAGTGCGGACACTGGCCTACCGCACGCAACAATCGACCCAGGAAATCGAGCAGATGATCGGGCGTGTGCAGGCGGGCACCGAAGCGGCGGTAGCCTCGATGCAAGCGAGCACCAGCCGCGCCCAGTCGACCCTGGACGTCACCCTGGCCTCGGGGCAGGTGCTGGAGGGTATCTACAGCGCGATCGGCGAGATCAACGAGCGCAACCTGGTAATTGCCAGTGCCGCCGAAGAACAGGCCCAGGTGGCGCGGGAAGTGGACCGCAACCTGCTGAACATCCGCGAGCTTTCGACATCCTCGGCAGCGGGGGCGCAGCAGACCAGCGAAGCGAGCAAGGCACTGTCCGGGTTGGTAGGAGAGATGACGGCGTTGGTGGGGCGGTTCAGGGTGTGA
- a CDS encoding SDR family oxidoreductase, which translates to MSVEKVAIITAGGSGMGAAAARRLAADGFKVGILSSSGKGEALAEALGGIGITGSNQSVEDLQRLVDAVVEKWGRVDVLVNSAGHGPRAPILEISDEDWHKGMDTYLLNVIRPARLVTPIMQRQKGGVIINISTAWAFEPNEMFPTSAVFRAGLAAFSKIFADTYAADNVRINNVLPGWIDSLPATEQRRDSVPLKRYGSSEEIAATIAFLASAGAAYITGQNIKVDGGLTRSV; encoded by the coding sequence ATGTCTGTGGAAAAAGTAGCCATCATCACCGCCGGTGGCAGCGGCATGGGCGCAGCAGCGGCACGCCGCCTGGCTGCAGACGGCTTCAAGGTCGGTATCTTGTCGTCCTCGGGCAAGGGCGAAGCGTTGGCCGAGGCGCTGGGCGGTATCGGCATTACCGGTAGCAATCAGTCGGTCGAGGACCTGCAGCGGCTGGTGGATGCCGTGGTCGAAAAGTGGGGACGCGTCGATGTGCTGGTCAACAGCGCCGGCCATGGCCCGCGCGCACCGATCCTGGAGATCAGCGACGAAGACTGGCACAAGGGCATGGACACCTACCTGCTCAATGTCATCCGCCCGGCACGCCTGGTGACGCCGATCATGCAGCGGCAGAAGGGCGGGGTAATCATCAACATCTCCACCGCCTGGGCATTCGAACCCAACGAAATGTTCCCCACCTCGGCGGTGTTCCGTGCCGGCCTGGCCGCGTTCAGCAAGATATTCGCCGACACCTACGCGGCGGACAACGTACGCATCAACAACGTATTGCCCGGCTGGATCGATAGCCTGCCGGCTACCGAGCAGCGCCGCGACAGCGTACCGCTCAAGCGCTATGGCAGCAGCGAAGAAATTGCCGCGACCATTGCGTTTCTGGCCAGTGCAGGAGCGGCCTATATCACCGGGCAAAACATCAAGGTCGATGGCGGCCTGACGCGCAGTGTCTGA
- a CDS encoding tetratricopeptide repeat protein codes for MPSAPVLPALLLLFSAVTAQVALAGERYAPARSNSASTVLIETASQQYADGQLDQAAATLERALHIQPNNPATLHYLGVLRLQQGQYEQAQTLALRSNLRVGANHALRNRNLQLIEAARNAQRSGLLPTAAH; via the coding sequence ATGCCCAGTGCACCCGTTCTGCCAGCTTTGCTCTTGTTGTTCAGCGCAGTCACGGCACAGGTCGCACTGGCCGGCGAGCGCTATGCGCCGGCACGCAGCAACAGTGCCTCGACCGTACTGATCGAAACGGCCTCGCAGCAGTATGCCGACGGGCAGTTGGACCAGGCAGCGGCCACCCTGGAGCGCGCGCTGCACATTCAGCCGAACAACCCGGCGACGCTGCACTACCTGGGCGTTTTGCGCCTTCAGCAAGGGCAGTATGAACAGGCACAAACCCTGGCGCTGCGCTCCAACCTGCGGGTTGGCGCCAACCATGCTTTGCGCAACCGCAACCTGCAGCTGATTGAGGCCGCGCGCAATGCCCAGCGCTCAGGCCTGCTGCCGACCGCTGCGCACTAA